A single Penaeus chinensis breed Huanghai No. 1 chromosome 7, ASM1920278v2, whole genome shotgun sequence DNA region contains:
- the LOC125027520 gene encoding histone H3.3A-like has product MARTKQTARKSTGGKAPRKQLATKAARKSAPASGGVKKPHRYRPGTVALREIRRYQKSTELLIRKLPFQRLVREIAQDFKTDLRFQSAAIGALQEASEAYLVGLFEDTNLCAIHAKRVTIMPKDIQLARRIRGERA; this is encoded by the coding sequence ATGGCCCGCACCAAGCAGACCGCCCGCAAGTCCACGGGAGGGAAAGCCCCTCGCAAGCAGCTGGCCACCAAGGCCGCCCGCAAGTCCGCCCCTGCGTCGGGAGGCGTCAAGAAGCCCCACCGCTACCGCCCCGGCACGGTGGCCCTTCGGGAGATCCGTCGCTACCAGAAGTCCACGGAGCTGCTCATCCGCAAGCTGCCCTTCCAGCGCCTCGTCAGGGAGATCGCGCAGGACTTCAAGACGGACCTGCGGTTCCAGAGCGCGGCCATCGGGGCGCTGCAGGAGGCCTCCGAGGCTTACCTGGTGGGCCTGTTCGAGGACACCAACCTGTGCGCCATCCACGCCAAGAGGGTCACCATCATGCCCAAGGACATCCAGCTGGCCAGACGCATTCGCGGAGAAAGGGCCTAG
- the LOC125026925 gene encoding histone H3-like centromeric protein CSE4, whose product MARTKQTARKSTGGKAPRKQLATKAARKSAPASGGVKKPHRYRPGTVALREIRRYQKSTELLIRKLPFQRLVREIAQDFKTDLRFQSAAIGALQEASEAYLVGLFEDTNLCAIHAKRVTIMPKDIQLARRIRGERSLLDSCNPCFKITEQHWVSHCLLSLPSRESVEDSVNRILVSASFILFLPLISTQRKFKKPASQHERQEKEDNKKGDKVILKMARTKQTARKSTGGKAPRKQLATKAARKSAPASGGVKKPHRYRPGTVALREIRRYQKSTELLIRKLPFQRLVREIAQDFKTDLRFQSAAIGALQEASEAYLVGLFEDTNLCAIHAKRVTIMPKDIQLARRIRGERA is encoded by the exons ATGGCCCGCACCAAGCAGACCGCCCGCAAGTCCACGGGAGGGAAAGCCCCTCGCAAGCAGCTGGCCACCAAGGCCGCCCGCAAGTCCGCCCCTGCGTCGGGAGGCGTCAAGAAGCCCCACCGCTACCGCCCCGGCACGGTGGCCCTTCGGGAGATCCGTCGCTACCAGAAGTCCACGGAGCTGCTCATCCGCAAGCTGCCCTTCCAGCGCCTCGTCAGGGAGATCGCGCAGGACTTCAAGACGGACCTGCGGTTCCAGAGCGCGGCCATCGGGGCGCTGCAGGAGGCCTCCGAGGCTTACCTGGTGGGCCTGTTCGAGGACACCAACCTGTGCGCCATCCACGCCAAGAGGGTCACCATCATGCCCAAGGACATCCAGCTGGCCAGACGCATTCGCGGAGAAAGG TCCCTGCTGGACAGTTGCAATCCCTGTTTCAAAATCACCGAGCAGCACTGGGTCTCACACTGTTTGTTGTCATTGCCCTCG AGAGAATCTGTAGAGGACAGTGTAAATCGCATATTAGTATCAGCGTCTTTCATCTTGTTCCTGCCTTTGATTTCCACACAAAGGAAATTCAAGAAACCAGCTTCGCAACA tgaaagacaggaaaaagaagacaacaaaaaaGGGGACAAAGTAATTTTAAAG ATGGCCCGCACCAAGCAGACCGCGCGCAAGTCCACGGGAGGGAAAGCCCCTCGCAAGCAGCTGGCCACCAAGGCCGCCCGCAAGTCCGCCCCTGCGTCGGGAGGCGTCAAGAAGCCCCACCGCTACCGCCCCGGCACGGTGGCCCTTCGGGAGATCCGTCGCTACCAGAAGTCCACGGAGCTGCTCATCCGCAAGCTGCCCTTCCAGCGCCTCGTCAGGGAGATCGCGCAGGACTTCAAGACGGACCTGCGGTTCCAGAGCGCGGCCATCGGGGCGCTGCAGGAGGCCTCCGAGGCTTACCTGGTGGGCCTGTTCGAGGACACCAACCTGTGCGCCATCCACGCCAAGAGGGTCACCATCATGCCCAAGGACATCCAGCTGGCCAGACGCATTCGCGGAGAACGAGCCTAG